Proteins from a single region of Haloplanus sp. GDY1:
- a CDS encoding DUF7563 family protein, translating into MARCDHCGSHVSERFARVFADASGRILACPSCSANAGIAEASRRRTPNA; encoded by the coding sequence ATGGCACGCTGCGATCACTGCGGGTCACACGTCTCGGAGCGCTTCGCACGGGTGTTCGCCGACGCGAGTGGGCGCATCCTGGCCTGTCCGAGCTGTTCGGCCAACGCCGGCATCGCCGAAGCCTCCCGACGCCGCACCCCGAACGCGTAA
- a CDS encoding phosphoglucomutase/phosphomannomutase family protein, with translation MDAISFGTDGWRARLDAFTDERVRMVGQAVADYLADEGAHAPVAVGYDARATSEGFAESLADVLAANGVDAVLPERDCPTPVIAWSVVDRDLAGALMVTASHNPPEYNGVKFIPSDGAPALPEVTDAIEARLAEPRADGPRGSVERADLVSAHAAHARDLTGADLSGLTVVYDAMHGSGRGVTDALLDSAGATVVRRRCERDTSFGGVPPEPSAEHLGGLVEAVDAHDADLGIANDGDADRLAVVTPNRGFLDENLFFAALYDALLEDDSGPAVRTVSTTFLIDRIAAAHGEEVIETPVGFKWVAEAMVAEDALIGGEESGGFSVRGHVPEKDGVLMALLAADVAAADPLDDRVDRLLDAHGDVVADKVSVDCPDDRKAAVVSALGDDIPDVVAGRAVEDVVTLDGFKLLCSDGSWLLVRPSGTEPKMRVYAEAESRERVDAILDEGRDLVVALV, from the coding sequence ATGGACGCCATCTCCTTCGGCACGGACGGGTGGCGCGCCCGTCTGGACGCGTTCACCGACGAGCGGGTGCGGATGGTCGGGCAGGCGGTCGCCGACTACCTCGCGGACGAGGGGGCGCACGCCCCGGTCGCCGTCGGGTACGACGCCCGCGCGACCTCCGAGGGGTTCGCCGAATCGCTGGCCGACGTCCTCGCGGCCAACGGCGTCGACGCCGTCCTCCCCGAGCGGGACTGTCCGACGCCCGTGATCGCGTGGTCGGTCGTCGACCGCGACCTCGCCGGGGCGCTGATGGTCACCGCCTCCCACAACCCCCCCGAGTACAACGGCGTGAAGTTCATCCCGTCCGACGGCGCGCCGGCCCTCCCCGAGGTGACCGACGCCATCGAGGCCCGCCTCGCCGAGCCCCGCGCCGACGGCCCCAGGGGGTCGGTCGAGCGCGCCGACCTCGTCTCCGCCCACGCCGCCCACGCCCGCGACCTGACCGGTGCCGACCTCTCCGGACTGACGGTCGTCTACGACGCGATGCACGGCAGCGGTCGCGGCGTCACCGACGCCCTCCTCGACTCCGCGGGCGCGACCGTGGTCCGCCGCCGCTGCGAGCGTGACACGTCCTTCGGCGGCGTCCCCCCCGAACCGAGCGCGGAGCATCTGGGCGGCCTCGTCGAGGCCGTCGACGCCCACGACGCGGATCTGGGGATCGCGAACGACGGCGACGCCGACCGCCTCGCGGTCGTCACGCCGAACCGCGGGTTCCTCGACGAGAACCTGTTTTTCGCCGCCCTCTACGACGCCCTCCTGGAGGACGATTCGGGACCCGCCGTCCGCACCGTCTCCACCACCTTCCTGATCGACCGGATCGCGGCCGCCCACGGCGAGGAGGTGATCGAGACGCCGGTCGGCTTCAAGTGGGTCGCCGAGGCCATGGTCGCCGAGGACGCCCTGATCGGCGGCGAGGAGTCCGGCGGCTTCTCCGTTCGCGGGCACGTCCCCGAGAAGGACGGGGTGTTGATGGCGCTGCTCGCCGCCGACGTGGCCGCCGCCGACCCGCTCGACGACCGGGTGGACCGCCTGCTCGACGCCCACGGCGACGTCGTCGCCGACAAGGTGAGCGTCGACTGCCCGGACGACCGGAAGGCGGCCGTCGTCTCCGCCCTCGGCGACGACATCCCCGACGTCGTCGCCGGGCGGGCCGTCGAGGACGTGGTGACCCTCGACGGCTTCAAGCTCCTGTGTTCGGACGGCTCGTGGCTGCTCGTCCGCCCCAGCGGCACCGAACCCAAGATGCGGGTCTACGCCGAGGCCGAGAGCCGCGAGCGGGTGGACGCCATCCTCGACGAGGGGCGGGACCTGGTCGTCGCGTTGGTCTGA
- a CDS encoding type 1 glutamine amidotransferase, translating into MSRPRLALLDASHGADHTRRNFRRELDADLAEFDVTAGDLPPGFAYDGAVVTGSRASVYWDEPWIDDLLDWIGEAADRGLPILGVCYGHQALATALGGRVEAMDDIEIGYREIDRADDPLFAGVDAPLVAFETHSDRVVDLPPGATLLAENERGVQAFRRGDCWGVQFHPEYDRDSAERVTRRKDLPEERIAAVVDGIDDDNYAAACRTKTLFDNFTEYVRRVAEDEGVAASDA; encoded by the coding sequence ATGAGTCGCCCCCGTCTCGCGCTACTGGACGCCTCCCACGGTGCCGACCACACCCGCCGCAACTTCCGGCGGGAACTGGACGCCGACCTGGCGGAGTTCGACGTGACCGCCGGCGACCTCCCGCCCGGGTTCGCGTACGACGGCGCCGTCGTGACCGGGTCGCGGGCCTCCGTCTACTGGGACGAGCCGTGGATCGACGACCTGCTCGACTGGATCGGCGAGGCCGCCGACCGCGGACTGCCCATCCTGGGCGTCTGTTACGGCCACCAGGCGCTCGCCACGGCCCTCGGGGGGCGCGTCGAAGCGATGGACGACATCGAGATCGGCTACCGCGAGATCGACCGCGCGGACGACCCGCTGTTCGCGGGCGTCGACGCCCCGCTCGTCGCCTTCGAGACCCACTCGGATCGGGTGGTCGACCTCCCGCCCGGCGCGACGCTCCTCGCCGAGAACGAGCGGGGGGTGCAGGCGTTCCGCCGCGGCGACTGCTGGGGCGTGCAGTTCCACCCGGAGTACGACCGCGACAGCGCGGAACGGGTCACGCGCCGGAAGGACCTCCCCGAGGAACGCATCGCGGCCGTCGTCGACGGCATCGACGACGACAACTACGCCGCGGCCTGCCGGACCAAGACGCTGTTCGACAACTTCACCGAGTACGTGCGGCGGGTGGCCGAGGACGAGGGCGTGGCGGCGTCGGACGCGTAG
- a CDS encoding GIY-YIG nuclease family protein, whose translation MHYVYVLECADGTYYTGYTTDVERRVAEHDAGEGAKYTRGRTPVELVHTERYGTRSAAMSREHEIKSLSRPAKERLVTDADGE comes from the coding sequence GTGCACTACGTCTACGTCCTCGAATGTGCCGACGGCACCTACTACACGGGCTACACGACCGACGTGGAGCGACGCGTGGCCGAACACGACGCCGGCGAGGGCGCGAAGTACACCCGCGGTCGGACGCCCGTCGAACTCGTCCACACCGAGCGCTACGGGACGCGCTCGGCGGCGATGTCCCGCGAACACGAGATCAAGTCGCTGTCGCGCCCGGCGAAAGAACGGTTGGTCACCGACGCGGACGGCGAGTGA
- a CDS encoding globin-coupled sensor protein — MTDLKITEREREDVSGERLTDRIGIDDGEINWRKDFTQFDGDDEERLAELSHVFETVADDLVEEFYDHIQSYSQSVAILDSSSKSVEALKRSQTEYLKDLGRGDYGQSYFDRRARIGKIHDMLDLGPKIYLGAYSVYYEGILDAIATDVKEEMGDQSVDEAVDRVVERSLSALKLINLDQQIAMDTYLHSYTEQIESELERQQSVAEDVESAVAELHDASAEVAQSTRQIGHITEDQATNMTEISGEISSLSATVEEVASTANEVAATSARAEELAADGRDSAEDAMAVMDEVGVAAEDVTEDVEHLKTRIDDIDEVVEVIDDIADQTNLLALNASIEAARAGEAGEGFAVVADEVKSLAEESQRQAGRIETMIDEIQAETANTVDSLETTTDRLDVGVERVASAMELLDDIDDAVTEASSGIAEVADAADDQAASTEELASMIDQASTQAARIESEVDDIATANREQTGRLDDIADTVEELTRS, encoded by the coding sequence GTGACGGACCTCAAAATCACGGAGCGGGAGCGGGAGGACGTGAGTGGGGAGCGGCTCACCGATCGGATCGGCATCGACGACGGGGAGATCAACTGGCGGAAGGATTTCACCCAGTTCGACGGCGACGACGAGGAGCGACTCGCGGAACTGTCACACGTGTTCGAGACGGTCGCCGACGACCTGGTCGAGGAGTTCTACGACCACATCCAGTCGTACTCGCAGTCGGTCGCGATTCTGGACTCGTCGTCGAAGTCGGTCGAGGCGCTGAAGCGGAGCCAGACGGAGTACCTGAAGGATCTGGGACGGGGCGACTACGGCCAGTCGTACTTCGACCGTCGGGCCCGGATCGGGAAGATTCACGACATGCTCGATCTGGGACCCAAAATCTATCTCGGCGCGTACTCCGTCTACTACGAGGGGATCCTCGACGCCATCGCGACGGACGTCAAAGAGGAGATGGGAGACCAGTCCGTCGACGAGGCCGTGGATCGGGTCGTCGAGCGCTCCCTCTCGGCGCTCAAGCTCATCAACCTCGACCAGCAGATCGCGATGGACACGTATCTCCACTCGTACACCGAGCAGATCGAGTCGGAACTGGAGCGCCAGCAGTCGGTCGCCGAAGACGTCGAGTCCGCGGTCGCCGAACTCCACGACGCGTCCGCGGAGGTCGCCCAAAGCACCAGACAGATCGGCCACATCACGGAGGACCAGGCGACCAACATGACGGAGATTTCGGGCGAGATATCCAGCCTCAGCGCGACGGTCGAGGAGGTGGCGTCGACCGCGAACGAGGTGGCGGCGACGAGTGCGCGGGCGGAGGAGCTCGCCGCCGACGGCCGGGACTCCGCCGAGGACGCGATGGCGGTGATGGACGAGGTCGGTGTCGCCGCCGAGGACGTCACCGAGGACGTCGAACACCTCAAAACGCGCATCGACGACATCGACGAAGTCGTCGAGGTGATCGACGACATCGCGGACCAGACGAACCTGCTCGCGCTGAACGCTTCCATCGAGGCCGCCCGGGCGGGCGAGGCGGGCGAGGGCTTCGCCGTCGTCGCCGACGAGGTGAAGTCGCTAGCCGAGGAGTCCCAGCGCCAGGCCGGACGGATCGAGACGATGATCGACGAGATTCAGGCGGAGACGGCGAACACCGTCGACAGCCTCGAGACGACGACCGACCGGCTCGACGTCGGCGTCGAACGGGTGGCGTCGGCAATGGAGCTGCTGGACGACATCGACGACGCCGTCACCGAGGCGTCCAGTGGCATCGCGGAAGTCGCCGACGCGGCCGACGACCAGGCCGCAAGCACCGAAGAACTCGCGTCCATGATCGACCAGGCGAGCACGCAGGCCGCTCGGATCGAGAGCGAAGTCGACGACATCGCGACCGCCAATCGGGAACAGACGGGGCGGCTCGACGACATCGCCGACACCGTCGAGGAGTTGACCCGGAGCTGA
- a CDS encoding DUF7546 family protein, translating to MSGAHRSRVRRLLAAETAAIRWWLLVVAAELALVTAYLAVSDVIVTEPRYVVYPFVWINVGVWAMLRTATPSVDRRQWAVAAALSGGYLLLLLVVGGTLQLGIGGPLAGGAVASIHWNIPGLGPIIVYGTPRVRLSIIPFKVIGYVAMSYLVYARLLDATRAVLSGVLGLFSCVGCAFSLLLPLLGATTLFGSTLTGLSWDLSTLVFLLTVALLYWADEVGVAVRRRLPL from the coding sequence GTGAGCGGCGCCCACCGCTCCCGGGTTCGGCGCCTGCTCGCGGCCGAGACGGCCGCCATCCGGTGGTGGCTGCTCGTCGTCGCGGCCGAACTCGCCCTCGTCACCGCCTACCTCGCCGTCTCCGACGTGATCGTGACCGAACCCCGGTACGTCGTCTACCCGTTCGTCTGGATCAACGTCGGCGTGTGGGCGATGCTTCGAACGGCGACGCCGAGCGTCGACCGCCGGCAGTGGGCCGTCGCGGCTGCCCTGTCGGGGGGGTACCTGTTGCTCCTGCTGGTGGTCGGCGGCACCCTCCAGCTCGGAATCGGCGGCCCGCTCGCCGGCGGCGCCGTCGCCTCGATCCACTGGAACATTCCCGGGTTGGGACCGATCATCGTCTACGGGACGCCCCGGGTTCGCCTGTCGATCATCCCGTTCAAGGTGATCGGATACGTCGCCATGTCCTACCTCGTCTACGCCCGCCTGCTCGACGCGACCCGGGCGGTGCTCTCCGGCGTTCTGGGACTGTTCTCCTGTGTCGGCTGTGCCTTCTCGCTCCTGTTGCCCCTGCTCGGCGCGACGACGCTGTTCGGCTCGACGCTCACCGGCCTCTCGTGGGACCTCTCGACGCTCGTCTTCCTGCTCACCGTCGCCCTGCTCTACTGGGCCGACGAGGTGGGGGTCGCGGTTCGGCGGCGGCTACCGCTGTGA
- the alaS gene encoding alanine--tRNA ligase encodes MSELEDAYRLDYFEEEGFTRQECSSCGVHFWSRIERDTCGEPPCDDYAFIGSPGFDEAYTLEEMREAFLSFFEDHDHERIDPYPVAANRWRDDVLLTQASIYDFQPLVTSGETPPPANPLTISQPCIRMQDIDNVGKTGRHTMAFEMMAHHAFNTREDAEDDYAYEGEVYWKDETVRYCDEFFASMGVDLTEITYIEDPWVGGGNAGPAFEVIYRGLELATLVFMSMEQDPDGEYEMKDGNRYSPMDTYIVDTGYGLERWTWMSQGTPTVYEAVYPEMIDFLTEHAGIDHSDEERDLIREAARLSGYLDVDEVEDLSSARAEVAEELGVDAADLTALLEPMEDVYAIADHCRTLAYMLGDGIVPSNVGTGYLARMVLRRTKRLVDGLDIDAPLDELVDMQAERLGYTNRDTIRDMVRTEERKYRETLERGSRKVESIAEEYAERDEPIPRETLIELYDSHGIQPDMVADIAREHGAAVDVPDDFYGLVAARHESGGGAESSTERDDRLADLPETERLFYDDQERTEFEAVVLDVFEREEGYDVVLDQTMFYPEGGGQPADTGILSTDETTVEVTDVRRRDGVVLHRTTGNPGKGEFVRGRIDADRRFSLMRHHTATHVVGHAAREVLGDHVRQAGAQKGTDQSRLDVRHFRRISREEVKEIERVANEIVTDNLPVTQEWPDRHEAEAEHGFDLYQGGVPPGQQIRLIHVDDDVQACAGTHVSRTGDIGAIKIIKTEPIQDGVERIVFAAGEAAIEATQRTEDALYAAAHTLDVSPDAVPETAERFFEEWKERGKQIDRLKEELAEVRAAAADADEVDVGGVPAVIRRMDADADELRATANAIVDEGSVAVLGSAAGGSAQFVVGVPDDVDLNAGDVVGRLASRVGGGGGGPPDFAQGGGPDVDALDEALDEAPDVLRAIRNA; translated from the coding sequence ATGAGCGAACTCGAAGACGCCTACCGCCTCGACTACTTCGAGGAGGAGGGGTTCACACGCCAGGAGTGTTCCTCGTGTGGGGTTCACTTCTGGTCGCGTATCGAGCGCGACACCTGCGGTGAACCCCCCTGTGACGACTACGCGTTCATCGGCTCCCCCGGGTTCGACGAGGCGTACACGCTCGAGGAGATGCGCGAGGCGTTCCTCTCTTTCTTCGAGGATCACGACCACGAGCGCATCGACCCCTACCCCGTCGCGGCGAACCGCTGGCGGGACGACGTGCTGCTGACGCAGGCCTCCATCTACGACTTCCAGCCGCTGGTCACGTCCGGCGAGACGCCGCCGCCAGCCAACCCCCTGACCATCTCCCAGCCCTGCATCCGGATGCAGGACATCGACAACGTGGGCAAGACCGGCCGGCACACGATGGCCTTCGAGATGATGGCCCACCACGCGTTCAACACCCGCGAGGACGCCGAAGACGACTACGCCTACGAGGGCGAGGTGTACTGGAAGGACGAGACGGTCCGGTACTGCGACGAGTTCTTCGCGTCCATGGGCGTCGACCTCACGGAGATCACCTACATCGAGGACCCGTGGGTCGGCGGCGGCAACGCCGGCCCGGCGTTCGAGGTGATCTACCGTGGCCTCGAACTCGCCACGCTCGTCTTCATGTCGATGGAGCAGGACCCCGACGGCGAGTACGAGATGAAGGACGGTAACCGCTACAGCCCGATGGACACCTACATCGTCGACACGGGCTACGGGCTGGAGCGGTGGACGTGGATGAGTCAGGGGACGCCGACGGTGTACGAGGCCGTCTACCCCGAGATGATCGACTTCCTCACGGAGCACGCGGGGATCGACCACTCCGACGAGGAGCGGGACCTGATCCGCGAGGCCGCCCGCCTCTCGGGCTATCTCGACGTCGACGAGGTCGAGGACCTCTCCTCGGCCCGCGCGGAGGTGGCCGAGGAACTCGGCGTCGACGCCGCCGACCTCACCGCCCTCCTCGAACCCATGGAGGACGTCTACGCCATCGCCGACCACTGCCGGACGCTCGCGTACATGCTCGGCGACGGCATCGTCCCCTCGAACGTGGGCACGGGCTACCTCGCCCGGATGGTGCTCCGGCGGACCAAACGCCTCGTCGACGGCCTCGACATCGACGCCCCGCTCGACGAACTCGTCGACATGCAGGCCGAGCGCCTGGGGTACACCAACCGCGACACCATCCGCGACATGGTGCGCACCGAGGAGCGCAAGTACCGCGAGACGCTCGAACGCGGGTCGCGGAAGGTCGAGAGCATCGCCGAGGAGTACGCCGAGCGGGACGAGCCCATCCCCCGGGAGACGCTGATCGAACTCTACGACTCCCACGGCATCCAGCCGGACATGGTCGCCGACATCGCGCGCGAACACGGCGCCGCCGTCGACGTGCCGGACGACTTCTACGGCCTGGTCGCCGCCCGCCACGAGAGCGGGGGCGGCGCCGAGTCGTCGACGGAGCGCGACGACCGACTGGCCGACCTGCCCGAGACGGAGCGCCTCTTCTACGACGATCAGGAGCGCACCGAGTTCGAGGCGGTCGTCCTCGACGTGTTCGAGCGCGAGGAGGGGTACGACGTGGTGCTCGATCAGACCATGTTCTACCCGGAGGGCGGGGGCCAGCCGGCCGATACGGGGATCCTCTCGACCGACGAGACGACCGTCGAGGTGACGGACGTCCGACGGCGCGACGGCGTGGTCCTCCACCGGACGACCGGCAATCCCGGGAAAGGCGAGTTCGTCCGCGGGCGGATCGACGCCGACCGCCGGTTCAGCCTGATGCGACACCACACCGCGACCCACGTCGTCGGCCACGCCGCCCGGGAGGTGCTCGGCGACCACGTCCGACAGGCCGGCGCGCAGAAGGGCACCGACCAGTCGCGCCTCGACGTCCGCCACTTCCGGCGGATCAGCCGCGAGGAGGTCAAGGAGATCGAACGCGTCGCCAACGAGATCGTGACCGACAACCTGCCGGTCACCCAGGAGTGGCCCGACCGCCACGAGGCCGAGGCCGAACACGGCTTCGACCTCTACCAGGGCGGCGTCCCGCCGGGACAGCAGATCCGACTCATCCACGTCGACGACGATGTGCAGGCGTGTGCGGGCACCCACGTCTCGCGGACGGGCGACATCGGGGCGATCAAGATCATCAAGACGGAGCCGATCCAGGACGGCGTCGAGCGCATCGTCTTCGCGGCCGGCGAGGCCGCCATCGAGGCGACCCAGCGGACCGAGGACGCCCTCTACGCGGCCGCCCACACCCTCGACGTCTCCCCCGACGCGGTGCCCGAGACGGCCGAACGCTTCTTCGAGGAGTGGAAGGAGCGGGGCAAACAGATCGACCGCCTGAAGGAGGAACTCGCGGAGGTGCGCGCGGCGGCCGCCGACGCCGACGAGGTGGACGTGGGCGGCGTCCCGGCCGTGATCCGGCGGATGGACGCCGACGCCGACGAACTGCGCGCGACGGCGAACGCCATCGTCGACGAGGGATCGGTGGCCGTCCTCGGGAGCGCCGCGGGCGGGAGCGCCCAGTTCGTCGTCGGCGTTCCCGACGACGTGGACCTGAACGCCGGTGACGTCGTGGGCCGCCTCGCGAGTCGCGTCGGCGGCGGCGGCGGCGGCCCCCCCGACTTCGCGCAGGGCGGCGGCCCCGACGTCGACGCCCTCGACGAAGCCCTCGACGAGGCGCCCGACGTGCTCCGGGCGATCCGGAACGCCTGA
- a CDS encoding alpha/beta fold hydrolase translates to MPTASNGSVSLYYETDGDSDRETVVFLGDAGYGAWQWGWQHAGLTGPFETLVTDLRGAGRSDAPPGPYAVDDLVADVQAVLADHGTRRVHVVGAGLGGMVALELARVSSRPRSLALLGTAPVGAGLTLDPLFGAPDDPDALESSLAAALSREFLDSHPDAVERIVDWRAAEDAPREAWAAQVAAVEAFDVSDRLYEIDVPALALHGRDDAVWPIERGRRLAEGLPRGEFVPLDGGHLIGIERSRAVNDRLAGFFDGR, encoded by the coding sequence ATGCCCACCGCGTCCAACGGCTCCGTGTCCCTCTACTACGAGACCGACGGCGACTCCGACCGCGAGACGGTCGTCTTCCTCGGCGACGCGGGGTACGGCGCCTGGCAGTGGGGCTGGCAACACGCCGGTCTGACGGGCCCCTTCGAGACGCTGGTGACCGACCTCCGAGGCGCCGGGCGCTCCGACGCCCCGCCCGGGCCCTACGCCGTCGACGACCTCGTCGCCGACGTGCAGGCCGTCCTCGCCGATCACGGGACCCGACGGGTCCACGTCGTCGGCGCCGGCCTCGGGGGGATGGTCGCGCTCGAACTCGCGCGGGTCTCCTCGCGGCCCCGGTCGCTCGCCCTCCTCGGCACCGCCCCCGTCGGCGCCGGCTTGACGCTCGACCCGCTGTTCGGCGCGCCCGACGACCCCGACGCCCTGGAATCGTCGCTCGCGGCCGCCCTCTCCCGGGAGTTCCTCGACTCCCATCCCGACGCCGTCGAGCGGATCGTCGACTGGCGCGCCGCCGAGGACGCACCCCGGGAAGCGTGGGCGGCCCAGGTCGCCGCCGTCGAGGCCTTCGACGTCTCGGATCGCCTGTACGAGATCGACGTTCCGGCGCTGGCGTTGCACGGCCGCGACGACGCCGTCTGGCCGATCGAGCGGGGGCGCCGCCTCGCTGAGGGACTGCCGCGCGGGGAGTTCGTCCCGCTGGACGGCGGCCACCTGATCGGGATCGAACGCTCCCGCGCCGTGAACGACCGATTGGCCGGCTTCTTCGACGGCCGGTAG
- the larB gene encoding nickel pincer cofactor biosynthesis protein LarB — translation MREVLDAVAAGELSPAEAEARLAGYATTDAGRFDAARERRRGIPEAVLADGKTPDEVASMADAALETTGRVVVTRAEDAHVAAVTDGLSAEATVDHDERARTLVVEAPGFEAPTIPATVAIVTAGTSDAAAAGEAATLVRAVGATVDRVDDVGVAHLGRIVDNLETVRAADVAVVAAGREGALPTVVAGLVDTPVIGLPVSTGYGYGGEGESALASTLQSCTALSTVNIDDGFSAGAQAGLIARAVAAAREE, via the coding sequence ATGCGCGAGGTTCTAGACGCGGTTGCGGCGGGGGAGCTGTCGCCGGCGGAGGCGGAGGCCCGACTCGCCGGCTACGCCACGACCGACGCCGGACGATTCGACGCCGCACGCGAGCGCCGCCGGGGCATTCCCGAGGCGGTGCTCGCGGACGGCAAGACGCCCGACGAGGTGGCCTCGATGGCCGACGCGGCGCTGGAGACGACGGGCCGGGTGGTCGTCACCCGTGCCGAGGACGCCCACGTCGCGGCCGTCACGGACGGCCTGTCGGCCGAGGCGACGGTCGACCACGACGAACGCGCCCGGACGCTCGTCGTCGAGGCGCCGGGGTTCGAGGCGCCGACCATCCCGGCGACGGTGGCCATCGTCACCGCGGGCACCTCCGACGCGGCGGCGGCGGGCGAGGCGGCGACGCTCGTCCGCGCCGTCGGCGCGACGGTCGACCGCGTCGACGACGTGGGCGTCGCCCACCTGGGTCGGATCGTCGACAACCTCGAAACGGTGCGCGCGGCGGACGTGGCCGTCGTCGCCGCCGGCCGCGAGGGAGCGCTCCCGACGGTGGTCGCCGGCCTCGTGGACACGCCGGTGATCGGGCTGCCGGTGTCGACGGGCTACGGCTACGGCGGCGAGGGCGAGTCGGCGCTGGCGAGCACGCTCCAGTCCTGTACCGCCCTCTCGACGGTCAACATCGACGACGGCTTCTCGGCGGGGGCGCAGGCCGGGCTGATCGCCCGGGCCGTCGCCGCCGCCCGCGAGGAGTGA
- the samp2 gene encoding ubiquitin-like small modifier protein SAMP2 — protein sequence MPTVRVEVVGEGTRTVDLDADATYGDLLRERGFSPHEAAVLVDDAPVPEDRPVDFEREVRVLRLVKGGAGADVGGGKPAVDDRVRVRAAADEGLDVVRVLDGAMLETDAAAVRERIGSDEVLVATVEDRVVGALVCDGDRVTAVATRRRWRDRGVGTALVSAAARGRERLVAEFDPGVRPFYESLGFEIEPAGDGDRLRGRLAESS from the coding sequence ATGCCGACGGTTCGTGTCGAGGTGGTCGGCGAGGGGACCCGGACGGTGGACCTCGACGCCGACGCCACGTACGGCGACCTGCTCAGGGAGCGGGGGTTCAGCCCCCACGAGGCGGCCGTCCTCGTCGACGACGCGCCCGTCCCCGAGGATCGCCCGGTCGACTTCGAGCGCGAGGTGCGGGTCCTCCGACTGGTGAAGGGGGGCGCGGGGGCGGACGTCGGGGGCGGGAAGCCGGCCGTCGACGACCGCGTGCGGGTCCGCGCCGCCGCCGACGAGGGCCTCGACGTCGTGCGGGTGCTCGACGGCGCGATGCTCGAAACCGACGCCGCGGCGGTGCGAGAGCGGATCGGGAGCGACGAGGTGCTCGTCGCGACCGTCGAGGACCGAGTGGTGGGGGCGCTGGTGTGCGACGGCGACCGGGTGACCGCGGTGGCGACGCGCCGCCGGTGGCGGGACCGGGGCGTCGGCACCGCGCTGGTGTCGGCGGCCGCGAGGGGCCGGGAGCGTCTCGTCGCCGAGTTCGACCCCGGCGTCCGGCCGTTCTACGAGTCGCTGGGGTTCGAGATCGAACCGGCGGGGGACGGCGACCGCCTCCGCGGGCGGTTAGCTGAATCGAGCTGA
- a CDS encoding DUF1931 family protein, with the protein MADLIVKAAVKEALQDKNVASDFYDALDEEVEELLADAARRAEQNDRKTVQPRDL; encoded by the coding sequence ATGGCAGACCTCATCGTCAAAGCCGCCGTCAAGGAAGCGCTCCAGGACAAGAACGTCGCTTCGGACTTCTACGATGCCCTCGACGAGGAAGTCGAGGAACTGCTCGCGGACGCCGCCCGGCGTGCCGAGCAGAACGACCGAAAGACCGTCCAGCCGCGCGACCTGTAA